A stretch of Macadamia integrifolia cultivar HAES 741 chromosome 7, SCU_Mint_v3, whole genome shotgun sequence DNA encodes these proteins:
- the LOC122083243 gene encoding methionine gamma-lyase-like → MAGNGVLLEKQVSINRNISAKNAAVTWDDPAVALTTARHEFGEHGGVNMSIEASATFTVMEPKTMNKMFAGELGPSQDFFIYSRHFNPTVMNLSRQIAALEGTEAAYCTSSGMAAISSVLMQLCNSGGHVVASSSLYGGTHALLNHFLPRVCNITTSFVDIRDHEMVKEAIVKGRTNVLYMESMSNPTLTVANIPELCRIAHDKGVKVVVDNTFTPMVLSPARLGADVVVHSVSKYISGGGDIIAGAVCGPASLVSSMMDLHQGALMLLGPTMNAKVAFELSERIPHLGLRMKEHCNRALVFATRMKKLGLKVIYVGLEEHPDHTLLKSMANQNYGFGGIICVDMETQEKADCLMNRLQNCTQFGLMAVSLGYYETLMSCSGSSTSSEMNEEEKKIAGISGGLIRMSIGYNGTLEQRWSQFERALSGIHDGDFSKN, encoded by the exons atggcAGGAAACGGTGTTCTGCTCGAGAAGCAAGTGAGCATAAATCGTAACATTTCAGCTAAGAACGCAGCAGTAACATGGGATGATCCAGCGGTAGCTCTCACAACTGCTCGCCATGAGTTTGGTGAGCACGGCGGTGTCAACATGTCAATTGAAGCCTCAGCAACATTCACAGTCATGGAACCAAAGACCATGAACAAAATGTTCGCCGGTGAGCTAGGCCCTAGCCAAGATTTCTTCATCTACAGCCGTCACTTCAACCCTACTGTCATGAATCTCAGCCGTCAAATTGCAGCCCTAGAAGGAACTGAGGCTGCATACTGCACCTCAAGTGGTATGGCCGCAATCTCATCAGTTCTTATGCAGTTATGCAACTCAGGTGGACATGTTGTGGCGTCGAGTTCCTTGTATGGTGGGACTCATGCTCTTTTAAACCACTTTCTTCCTAGGGTTTGCAATATAACCACTAGTTTTGTGGATATTAGAGATCATGAGATGGTGAAGGAAGCAATTGTCAAGGGAAGGACTAATGTGCTTTATATGGAATCCATGTCCAACCCTACTCTTACTGTTGCTAATATTCCTGAGCTATGTAGGATTGCACATGATAAAGGGGTGAAGGTAGTGGTAGATAATACCTTCACTCCCATGGTGTTGTCACCAGCTCGGCTCGGGGCTGATGTCGTCGTGCATAGTGTCTCCAAGTATATCAGTGGCGGCGGCGACATAATTgcag GTGCAGTTTGTGGGCCGGCGAGCCTAGTGAGCTCCATGATGGACCTTCATCAAGGTGCACTAATGCTTCTTGGTCCTACCATGAACGCCAAGGTTGCATTTGAGCTCTCTGAGAGGATCCCTCACTTAGGGCTCAGAATGAAGGAGCATTGCAATCGGGCTTTGGTATTTGCTACAAGGATGAAGAAATTAGGCCTCAAAGTCATTTACGTTGGCCTTGAAGAACACCCAGACCACACACTTTTGAAATCGATGGCAAACCAGAATTATGGGTTTGGTGGTATCATATGTGTTGACATGGAGACTCAGGAAAAGGCGGATTGTTTGATGAACCGTTTACAGAATTGCACCCAATTTGGGTTGATGGCAGTCAGCTTGGGCTACTATGAAACCCTTATGTCGTGCTCTGGTAGTAGTACAAGTAGTGAGATgaatgaagaggagaaaaagattGCTGGTATCTCTGGGGGATTAATAAGGATGTCCATCGGGTACAATGGGACTCTAGAGCAGAGATGGAGCCAATTTGAGAGGGCACTTTCTGGAATCCATGATGGTGATTTTAGTAAGAATTGA
- the LOC122084653 gene encoding GATA transcription factor 21-like, whose translation MNPVYLINPPPSPFPLIEPNEDQHLQLFSPSSEASSSCLSNSIFFNPAYEQGGSYDTEEHQQQEEVKKYALQDGSSDDHHGFLQSPSLPTVENGLNNSLEVSVSERDDGDHGNQGNSGGPVKWMSSKMRLMRKMMKFQDRHHQQQPPSPLLDTDNSSNNSSNNNNNTVRVCSDCNTTKTPLWRSGPRGPKSLCNACGIRQRKARRAMAAAAAAAAASGAVLVNRPKVQHKEKRSDKGYVQKYKKRCKLTDPCSRKKKLCFEEFTINLSKNLDFHQVFPQDEKEAAILLMALSCGLVHS comes from the exons ATGAATCCAGTTTATCTGATTAATCCACCACCCTCTCCATTTCCTCTTATAGAACCCAATGAGGATCAACACCTTCAACTCTTTAGTCCATCAtctgaagcttcttcttcttgtctctcAAATTCTATTTTCTTCAACCCTGCTTATGAGCAAGGAGGAAGTTATGATACAGAAGAACACCAACAACAAGAAGAg GTCAAGAAGTATGCTTTACAAGATGGATCAAGTGATGATCATCATGGGTTCCTCCAATCTCCTTCACTTCCCACTGTGGAGAATGGGCTTAACAACAGCCTAGAAGTATCAGTTTCTgaaagagatgatggagatcATGGCAATCAAGGTAATAGTGGTGGACCAGTTAAGTGGATGTCTTCAAAGATGAGATtgatgaggaagatgatgaaGTTTCAAGATCGTCATCATCAGCAGCAGCCACCTTCACCCCTTTTAGATACAGACAACAGCAGCAACAATTCctctaacaacaacaacaacacagtTAGGGTTTGCAGTGACTGTAACACTACTAAGACTCCTCTTTGGAGGAGTGGCCCAAGAGGTCCcaag TCACTTTGCAACGCCTGCGGAATTCGACAGAGGAAGGCAAGACGTGCCatggcggcggcggcggcggcggcggcggcaaGTGGCGCAGTTCTAGTGAATAGGCCAAAGGTGCAACACAAGGAGAAGAGATCAGATAAAGGGTACGTTCAGAAATACAAGAAACGGTGCAAACTCACCGACCCTTGTAGCAGAAAGAAGAAGCTTTGTTTTGAAGAATTCACTATCAATTTGAGTAAAAATTTGGATTTCCACCAAGTGTTCCCACAAGATGAGAAGGAAGCTGCAATCCTGCTAATGGCTCTATCTTGTGGTCTTGTTCATAGTTGA